One segment of Sesamum indicum cultivar Zhongzhi No. 13 linkage group LG4, S_indicum_v1.0, whole genome shotgun sequence DNA contains the following:
- the LOC105161045 gene encoding pleiotropic drug resistance protein 2-like: protein MAGAVTRDELTRSMSRRASFSSPSMKGWASASIREAFVATGDDVFQKSGRRDDEEELKWAAIERLPTYDRMRKGILKQVLDNGRVVHEEVDFANLGIQDKKQIMDSMLRAFEDDNEMLLLKLRERISRVGISVPQCEVRFEHLFVEGEAFAGNRALPTLFNSTVNALEGVLGSLRLFPSRKKTVKILTDVSGILKPSRMTLLLGPPSSGKTTLLKALAGKLEQDLRVSGKITYCGHELREFVPQRTCAYISQHDLHHGEMTVRETLDFSSRCFGVGARYELLAELSRRERDAGIKPDPEIDAFMKAIAVAGQKTSLVTDYVLKILGLDICADTMVGDEMRRGISGGQKKRVTTGEMLVGPAKVFFMDEISTGLDSSTTFQIVKYMKQMVHIMDITMIVSLLQPAPETFDLFDDIILLSEGQIVYQGPRDNILDFFESIGFKCPERKGVADFLQEVTSKKDQEQYWSRKNEPYRYISVSDFVHHFESFYIGHKIFSELGVPYDKSKVHPAALVKDKYGISNKDLFKACLAREWLLMKRNSFVYIFKTVQITIMALFTFTVFFRTTMKSGHTDDGGKFYGALFFSLLNVMFNGMAELAMTIFRLPVFFKQRDALFYPAWAFALPIWLLRIPISLMESGIWIILTYYTVGFAPAASRFFRQFLAFVGIHQMALGLFRFIAALGRTQVVANTLGTFTLLLVFVLGGFIIAKDDLQPWMKWAYYLSPMSYGQNAIVLVEFLDPRWSTPNNDTRFSGSTAGKELLAARGMFTEEHWYWTCVIALFAFSLFFNLCFVAALTYLKPLGDSKSASSNLENESKKHRLPQQTNANDAVSANSKRGMVLPFKPLSLSFDHVNYYVDMPPEMKGQGVEETRLQLLRDVSGAFRPGVLTALMGVSGAGKTTLMDVLAGRKTGGYIEGEIKISGYVKNQETFARVSGYCEQNDIHSPHVTVYESLLYSAWLRLPADVNKETRQMFVEEVMELVELNSLRGSLVGLPGVDGLSTEQRKRLTIAVELVANPSIIFMDEPTSGLDARAAAIVMRAVRNTVDTGRTVVCTIHQPSIDIFESFDELFLMKRGGQVIYAGPLGRNSQLLVEYFESIRGVPKIKDGYNPATWMLEVSSSTVETQLGLDFAEIYSNSDLQRRNQEVNKELSTPTPESQDLYFPTKYSQPFLVQFKACFWKQHWSYWRNPQYNVIRFFMTTIIGIIFGVIFWDKGDKMHKQQDLSNLMGAMYAAVLFLGGTNTSAVQSVVAIERTVFYRERAAGMFSALPYAFAQVGVETIYVAIQTFVYSLLLYSMIGFEWGATKFLWFYYYVFMCFVYFTLYGMMLVALTPSYQIAAIVMSFFLSFWNLFSGFLIPRMQIPIWWRWYYWGSPVAWTIYGLITSQVGDKMDNVHVPEHGDIPVKYYLKQYLGYESEFLGYVALAHVGWALLFFFVFVYGIKLLNFQRR, encoded by the exons ATGGCAGGTGCAGTAACAAGAGACGAGTTGACGAGGTCAATGAGTCGAAGGGCGAGCTTTTCGTCTCCCAGCATGAAGGGTTGGGCTTCGGCCAGCATCCGGGAGGCATTTGTTGCTACGGGAGACGACGTTTTCCAAAAAAGTGGGAGACGGGATGATGAGGAAGAGCTCAAGTGGGCTGCAATTGAGAGGCTACCGACTTATGATCGAATGAGGAAGGGAATCTTGAAGCAAGTTTTGGACAACGGAAGAGTCGTCCATGAAGAAGTCGACTTTGCTAATCTTGGCATACAGGACAAGAAGCAGATCATGGACAGTATGCTGAGAGCTTTTGAGGATGATAACGAGATGCTACTTCTGAAGCTTCGTGAGAGGATTAGTAG GGTGGGGATCAGTGTACCACAATGTGAAGTCAGGTTTGAGCATTTGTTTGTTGAAGGGGAAGCATTTGCTGGAAACAGGGCACTTCCAACTCTCTTCAATTCCACAGTAAATGCCCTTGAG GGAGTTCTTGGTTCTCTGAGGTTGTTTCCATCTCGAAAGAAGACTGTCAAGATTCTCACCGACGTATCTGGAATACTGAAACCATCAAG GATGACACTCCTTCTGGGACCTCCCAGCTCGGGGAAAACTACGTTACTTAAGGCGCTTGCTGGAAAGCTGGAGCAAGATCTTAGG GTTAGTGGGAAGATCACATACTGTGGCCATGAACTGAGGGAATTTGTCCCTCAGAGAACATGTGCTTACATAAGCCAGCACGATCTTCATCACGGTGAGATGACTGTTAGAGAAACGTTGGATTTTTCCAGCCGTTGTTTTGGAGTCGGTGCACGATATGAACTACTGGCAGAATTATCGAGGCGAGAAAGAGATGCTGGTATCAAACCAGACCCTGAGATCGATGCTTTCATGAAAGCCATTGCTGTAGCTGGACAAAAGACTAGTTTAGTCACAGACTATGTGCTTAAG ATTCTTGGACTGGATATATGTGCTGATACAATGGTTGGCGATGAAATGAGAAGGGGGATTTCTGGAGGGCAGAAGAAGCGTGTCACAACTG GAGAAATGCTGGTAGGGCCTGCAAAAGTATTCTTCATGGACGAAATTTCAACCGGGCTCGATAGCTCCACCACATTTCAAATCGTTAAATATATGAAGCAAATGGTTCACATAATGGATATAACCATGATCGTCTCCCTTCTCCAACCAGCCCCCGAAACTTTTGATCTTTTTGATGACATAATATTGCTTTCAGAAGGTCAAATTGTATATCAAGGTCCACGTGACAACATCCTGGACTTTTTTGAGAGCATAGGATTCAAATGTCCTGAGAGGAAGGGAGTTGCTGATTTTTTGCAAGAGGTTACTTCCAAGAAGGACCAAGAGCAGTATTggtcaagaaaaaatgaaccTTATCGATACATCTCAGTATCTGATTTTGTCCATCATTTCGAGTCTTTTTACATTGGCCACAAGATTTTCAGTGAGCTTGGAGTTCCTTATGACAAGAGTAAAGTTCACCCAGCAGCCTTAGTGAAAGACAAGTATGGTATCTCCAACAAAGATTTGTTTAAGGCATGCTTGGCAAGAGAGTGGTTATTAATGAAGCGCAACTCGTTTGTGTACATCTTTAAGACTGTACAAATCACAATTATGGCACTTTTTACCTTCACAGTGTTCTTTAGAACAACTATGAAGTCCGGTCACACGGACGATGGAGGAAAATTTTACGGAGCCCTTTTCTTCAGCCTCCTCAACGTAATGTTTAACGGGATGGCTGAGCTTGCGATGACCATTTTCAGGCTGcctgtatttttcaaacagaGAGATGCTCTATTTTACCCTGCCTGGGCTTTTGCACTACCAATTTGGCTCCTCAGAATTCCTATCTCATTGATGGAGTCAGGAATATGGATAATCCTAACATATTATACTGTCGGATTTGCTCCTGCGGCTAGTAG GTTCTTCCGCCAATTCTTGGCGTTTGTGGGCATCCATCAGATGGCCTTAGGTCTCTTCCGTTTCATCGCTGCCCTCGGAAGAACGCAGGTCGTTGCAAATACACTTGGAACCTTTACATTGTTATTGGTCTTTGTACTAGGTGGATTCATCATTGCCAAAG ATGACCTTCAACCCTGGATGAAATGGGCATACTATCTTTCTCCTATGTCATATGGACAGAATGCAATAGTTCTCGTAGAATTTCTTGATCCAAGATGGTCAACG CCCAATAATGATACAAGATTTTCTGGGAGTACGGCCGGGAAGGAGCTTCTAGCTGCTAGGGGTATGTTTACAGAAGAACATTGGTATTGGACCTGTGTCATCGCGCTGTTTGcattctctcttttcttcaatCTCTGCTTCGTTGCAGCGTTGACATACTTGAAAC CACTGGGAGATTCCAAATCTGCTAGTTCCAACTTAGAGAATGAGAGCAAGAAACACAGGCTCCCACAACAAACAAATGCAAACGATGCGGTTAGTGCAAATAGCAAGCGAGGAATGGTGCTTCCGTTCAAGCCCTTGTCGCTATCGTTTGATCATGTCAATTACTACGTTGATATGCCACCT GAAATGAAAGGCCAAGGTGTTGAGGAAACGCGACTCCAATTGTTGAGAGATGTTAGTGGCGCTTTTAGACCTGGAGTTTTGACAGCATTGATGGGGGTAAGTGGTGCTGGTAAAACCACTTTGATGGATGTTCTAGCCGGAAGAAAAACTGGTGGATACATTGAAGGCGAAATCAAAATATCTGGTTATGTGAAGAATCAAGAGACATTTGCTCGTGTGAGCGGCTATTGTGAACAAAACGACATCCATTCTCCGCATGTTACAGTATACGAGTCTCTGTTGTATTCAGCTTGGCTTCGTCTTCCAGCTGACgtaaacaaagaaacaagacag ATGTTTGTCGAGGAAGTGATGGAGTTAGTCGAGCTAAATTCTCTAAGGGGCTCTCTCGTGGGGCTTCCTGGAGTAGATGGTTTGTCAACTGAACAACGAAAGAGGCTCACCATTGCTGTTGAACTAGTTGCAAATCCATCTATTATTTTCATGGACGAACCAACATCAGGTCTCGATGCTAGAGCTGCTGCCATTGTCATGCGGGCTGTGAGGAATACAGTGGACACAGGGAGAACCGTTGTCTGCACAATTCACCAGCCAAGCATCGATATCTTTGAATCCTTTGATGAG CTATTTCTAATGAAGAGAGGAGGACAAGTTATTTACGCAGGACCTCTTGGTCGTAATTCTCAACTTTTAGTAGAATACTTTGAA TCCATTCGAGGAGTACCTAAAATCAAAGACGGATACAATCCAGCAACATGGATGTTGGAAGTTAGTTCTTCGACAGTTGAAACTCAACTTGGCTTGGATTTTGCTGAAATATACTCCAATTCTGATCTCCAAAG GAGAAATCAAGAAGTTAATAAGGAGCTAAGCACTCCTACACCAGAGTCCCAAGACCTATACTTTCCGACAAAATACTCGCAACCGTTTCTCGTTCAATTTAAGGCATGTTTCTGGAAACAACACTGGTCGTATTGGCGAAATCCTCAGTACAATGTCATCCGTTTTTTCATGACCACTATAATTGGAATCATATTTGGAGTCATCTTCTGGGATAAAGGAGATAAAAT GCACAAGCAACAAGACTTGTCCAATCTTATGGGAGCTATGTATGCTGCTGTTTTATTCCTTGGAGGAACAAACACTTCTGCTGTTCAGTCAGTAGTGGCAATCGAAAGAACAGTCTTTTACCGTGAAAGAGCAGCTGGGATGTTTTCAGCCTTGCCATATGCATTTGCACAG GTGGGCGTTGAAACAATTTATGTTGCCATCCAAACTTTTGTTTACAGTCTTCTCCTTTATTCGATGATTGGTTTTGAGTGGGGCGCAACGAAGTTCTTATGGTTCTATTATTACGTATTCATGTGCTTTGTTTACTTCACTCTATATGGAATGATGCTTGTCGCGCTCACGCCAAGTTACCAAATAGCCGCGATAGTCATGTCTTTCTTCCTCAGTTTTTGGAACCTCTTCTCCGGCTTTCTCATCCCAAGAATG CAAATCCCGATTTGGTGGAGGTGGTACTATTGGGGTTCTCCAGTTGCATGGACGATTTACGGGCTCATAACATCACAAGTGGGAGACAAAATGGATAATGTTCATGTACCTGAGCATGGTGACATCCCAGTGAAGTACTATCTTAAGCAGTATCTAGGTTACGAATCTGAGTTTCTGGGATATGTTGCTTTGGCGCACGTCGGGTGGGcactccttttcttcttcgtCTTTGTATATGGTATCAAGTTGCTAAACTTCCAAAGAAGATAA